A stretch of the Mycobacteroides immunogenum genome encodes the following:
- a CDS encoding acyl-CoA dehydrogenase family protein yields the protein MTFSSEHDDFRSTIRRYIEEKINPRVDEWEREQMMPLHDVISDMAKLGFVGLEYDPEYGGQGADHLFTLVLAEELGRVDHGSFPMAFGVHIAMATPSLHKHGSDALKREFLAPALTGEQIAAIAVTEPDAGSDVAGIKTHARRDGDDWVINGSKMFITNSVQADWLCVLARTSDEGGYAGMSQIIVPTKTPGYQVRKLDKLGMHASDTGLITFDDVRVPVSNTIGEIGRGFQQQMSQFVMERMFGAYGIPASVNRALHRTKEYALARQVFGKPLTKNQHLAYQYAGLAARADMLEVYNRDIAARYMAGENVTRKVTIAKLTAGPLVREAGDWCLQVHGGMGYMTETWTSRFFRDQRLLSIGGGADEVMMRVLSQIDGFS from the coding sequence ATGACGTTCTCGTCCGAACACGACGACTTTCGCAGCACTATCCGCAGGTACATCGAAGAGAAGATCAACCCCCGCGTCGACGAGTGGGAACGCGAGCAGATGATGCCGCTGCACGACGTGATCTCCGATATGGCCAAGCTCGGATTCGTCGGCCTGGAATACGACCCCGAGTACGGTGGGCAGGGGGCCGATCATCTGTTCACGCTTGTCCTCGCCGAAGAACTCGGCCGAGTGGACCACGGCTCCTTCCCGATGGCCTTCGGGGTTCACATCGCGATGGCCACGCCGTCGCTGCACAAACACGGCAGTGACGCACTCAAACGCGAGTTCCTGGCCCCAGCGCTCACCGGTGAGCAGATCGCCGCGATCGCGGTGACCGAGCCCGACGCCGGGTCCGATGTGGCGGGCATCAAGACCCATGCCCGGCGCGACGGCGACGACTGGGTGATCAACGGCTCAAAGATGTTCATCACCAACTCGGTTCAGGCCGACTGGCTGTGCGTGCTGGCACGCACCTCCGATGAGGGCGGCTACGCGGGCATGAGCCAGATCATCGTGCCGACCAAGACACCCGGATACCAGGTGCGCAAGCTCGACAAGCTGGGCATGCACGCCTCCGACACCGGCCTGATCACCTTCGACGATGTGCGGGTGCCGGTGTCCAACACCATCGGCGAGATCGGGCGTGGATTCCAGCAGCAGATGTCGCAGTTCGTCATGGAGCGCATGTTCGGGGCGTACGGCATCCCCGCCAGCGTGAACCGGGCGCTGCACCGCACCAAGGAATACGCGTTGGCGCGACAGGTGTTTGGCAAGCCGCTCACCAAGAACCAGCACCTGGCCTACCAGTACGCGGGGCTGGCGGCGCGCGCCGACATGTTGGAGGTCTACAACCGCGACATCGCCGCCCGGTACATGGCGGGGGAGAACGTGACCCGCAAGGTCACCATCGCCAAACTGACTGCCGGGCCGCTGGTCCGTGAGGCCGGCGATTGGTGCCTGCAGGTGCACGGCGGCATGGGCTACATGACCGAGACCTGGACCTCGCGATTCTTCCGGGATCAGCGCCTGCTCAGCATCGGCGGCGGCGCCGACGAGGTGATGATGCGGGTGCTATCGCAGATCGACGGATTCTCCTGA
- a CDS encoding glycogen/starch/alpha-glucan phosphorylase — MTNFAELEHDEHSRTGLNAETLQRAITDHLRYSIGRPASVLTPAHYYRALALATRDRMQQRWIASMQTYLDLSRKVAVYLSAEFLMGPQLGNNLLNLQIEQQARDALSALGQDLDEVLECEEEPGLGNGGLGRLAACYLDSLATLDRPAIGYGIRYEYGIFDQEIRDGWQVEKTDNWLDNGNPWEIAKPDLNFIVGWGGHTEQYLDEHGNFRARWIPQRFLKGIPYDTPIQGYGVNTCNTLTLWSARAVQSFELDAFNAGDYYKAVEDEVSSETVTKVLYPNDEPEAGKRLRLLQQHFFVSCSLQRVLHILEDVAERPVNELAEQFALQLNDTHPSIGVAELMRLLIDERGLGWDEAWEITVTAFGYTNHTLLPEALETWPLGLFAESLPRHLEIIYEINRRFLDEVRSRFPGDDARVRRMSLIGEDGGKSVRMAHLATVGSHAINGVAALHSELLKESVLKDFYELWPERFSNKTNGVTPRRFLALANPGLRELLDDAIGEGWIADLNRLRELEPYAEDSSFRMQWREVKRLNKARLAEYVLATTGVDLDPTWMFDIQVKRIHEYKRQHLNVLHIVTLYHRLKQNPELRIAPRAFIFGGKAAPGYFMAKRIIKLINAVAEAVNNDPHVSQFIKVAFLPNFNVKSAHLIYPAADLSEQISTAGKEASGTGNMKFMLNGALTIGTLDGANVEMRDEAGAENFFLFGLTVDEVERLVHEGYRPEDFVELNDELRAVLDLIASGHFSDGDPSVFAPIVDSLRSHDPFLVLADYSSYIECQQRVSEAWHDVTAWTRMSILNTARSGKFSSDRAISEYCDEIWGVQPVTVQV; from the coding sequence ATGACGAACTTCGCCGAGCTCGAGCACGACGAGCATTCCCGCACCGGTTTGAATGCCGAGACCCTGCAGCGAGCCATCACCGACCATCTGCGGTACTCGATCGGGCGTCCGGCGAGTGTGCTGACCCCCGCCCACTACTACCGCGCATTGGCCCTGGCGACCCGAGATCGCATGCAGCAGCGCTGGATCGCTAGCATGCAGACCTACCTGGATCTGAGCCGCAAGGTGGCGGTGTACCTGTCGGCCGAGTTCCTGATGGGGCCGCAGCTAGGCAACAATCTGCTGAACCTGCAGATCGAGCAGCAGGCCCGTGATGCCCTTTCGGCGCTGGGCCAGGACCTTGACGAGGTGCTTGAGTGTGAGGAAGAGCCGGGCCTGGGCAATGGCGGCCTGGGCCGGCTCGCGGCGTGCTACCTGGACTCGCTGGCCACACTGGATCGTCCCGCGATCGGCTACGGCATCCGCTACGAGTACGGGATCTTCGATCAGGAGATCCGCGACGGGTGGCAGGTCGAGAAGACCGACAACTGGCTGGACAACGGAAATCCCTGGGAGATAGCCAAACCCGACCTCAACTTCATCGTCGGGTGGGGTGGCCACACCGAGCAGTATCTGGATGAGCACGGAAACTTCCGGGCGCGCTGGATTCCGCAGCGCTTCCTCAAGGGCATCCCCTACGACACTCCCATCCAGGGCTACGGCGTGAACACCTGCAACACGCTGACGCTGTGGAGTGCGCGCGCCGTGCAGTCCTTCGAACTGGACGCCTTCAACGCCGGTGACTACTACAAGGCCGTCGAGGACGAAGTCTCCTCCGAGACCGTCACCAAGGTGCTGTACCCGAATGACGAGCCCGAGGCCGGCAAGCGGTTGCGGCTGCTGCAGCAGCACTTCTTTGTGTCCTGCTCGCTGCAGCGGGTGCTGCACATCCTGGAGGACGTGGCCGAGCGCCCGGTCAACGAGCTGGCGGAGCAGTTCGCCCTGCAGCTCAACGACACTCACCCCTCTATCGGTGTCGCCGAATTGATGCGGCTGCTGATCGACGAGCGCGGACTGGGCTGGGACGAGGCCTGGGAGATCACCGTGACCGCCTTCGGCTACACCAACCACACCCTGCTGCCCGAGGCGCTGGAGACCTGGCCGCTGGGGCTGTTCGCCGAATCACTGCCCCGGCACCTGGAGATCATCTACGAGATCAACCGGCGTTTCCTGGACGAGGTCCGGTCGCGCTTCCCCGGCGATGACGCCCGGGTACGGCGGATGTCGCTCATCGGTGAGGATGGCGGCAAGAGCGTGCGGATGGCGCACCTGGCCACCGTCGGTAGCCACGCCATCAACGGTGTGGCCGCGCTGCATTCGGAGCTGCTCAAGGAGAGCGTGCTCAAGGATTTCTACGAGCTGTGGCCAGAGCGGTTCAGCAACAAGACGAACGGGGTGACGCCGCGCCGCTTCCTGGCGCTGGCCAACCCGGGGCTGCGCGAGCTGCTCGACGACGCCATCGGCGAGGGCTGGATCGCCGATCTGAACCGGCTGCGCGAGCTGGAGCCGTACGCCGAGGACTCGTCCTTCCGGATGCAGTGGCGAGAGGTCAAGCGCCTCAACAAGGCCCGGCTCGCCGAGTATGTGCTGGCGACCACCGGAGTGGACCTGGACCCCACCTGGATGTTCGACATCCAGGTCAAGCGGATTCATGAGTACAAGCGCCAGCACCTCAATGTGCTGCACATCGTCACGCTGTACCACCGGCTCAAGCAGAACCCGGAGCTGCGGATCGCGCCGCGCGCCTTCATCTTCGGCGGCAAGGCGGCACCCGGATACTTCATGGCCAAGCGCATTATCAAGCTCATCAACGCGGTGGCCGAGGCCGTCAACAACGACCCGCACGTCAGCCAGTTCATCAAGGTGGCGTTCCTGCCCAACTTCAACGTCAAGAGCGCGCACCTGATCTACCCGGCGGCCGATCTTTCGGAGCAGATTTCCACCGCGGGCAAGGAGGCGTCAGGCACCGGGAACATGAAATTCATGCTCAACGGGGCGCTGACCATCGGCACGCTCGACGGCGCCAATGTCGAGATGCGCGACGAAGCCGGCGCCGAGAACTTCTTCCTGTTCGGGCTGACCGTTGATGAGGTGGAGCGCCTGGTGCACGAGGGTTACCGGCCCGAGGACTTCGTCGAACTGAACGACGAGTTGCGCGCGGTGCTGGATCTGATTGCCAGTGGCCACTTCTCGGACGGCGACCCGTCAGTGTTCGCCCCGATTGTGGACTCGCTGCGCAGCCATGACCCGTTCCTGGTGCTGGCCGACTATTCCTCCTACATCGAATGCCAGCAGCGAGTGTCCGAGGCCTGGCATGACGTGACGGCCTGGACGCGGATGTCGATCCTCAACACCGCTCGCAGCGGCAAGTTCTCCTCGGACCGCGCCATCAGCGAGTACTGCGACGAGATCTGGGGCGTGCAGCCGGTCACCGTCCAGGTGTAG
- a CDS encoding TetR/AcrR family transcriptional regulator: MANPRAAAEDLTAKARIRNTALDLYAQYGEERISLRAVASEAGVTLGLVQHHFKTKAGLREAVDQLVVDYYIEALRSADHETDPRKLAAARDAAVTDMLTANPPVVNYVRRAVLEPSVEQTHLLDALVELTRDEVVNLRKEGMAPTDRPESTQIVSVMVRQMGALLLQPLIDTAWERLEHGGTAKPTLSIKVRD, encoded by the coding sequence ATGGCAAACCCACGCGCGGCCGCCGAGGACCTCACCGCGAAGGCGCGTATTCGCAATACGGCACTGGATCTCTACGCGCAGTACGGCGAGGAGCGAATCTCATTGCGTGCGGTGGCATCCGAGGCAGGGGTAACCCTCGGGCTGGTGCAGCACCATTTCAAGACCAAGGCAGGACTCAGAGAGGCCGTCGATCAATTGGTGGTCGACTACTACATCGAGGCGTTGCGCTCGGCCGATCATGAGACCGACCCGCGCAAGCTCGCCGCAGCGCGCGACGCCGCGGTGACCGACATGCTCACGGCCAATCCCCCGGTGGTGAACTACGTGCGCCGGGCGGTGCTGGAGCCCTCGGTGGAACAGACCCACCTGCTCGACGCGCTGGTTGAACTGACCCGCGACGAGGTGGTCAACCTCCGAAAGGAGGGCATGGCGCCCACCGATCGGCCCGAATCGACGCAGATCGTCTCGGTGATGGTGCGCCAGATGGGCGCGCTGCTGCTGCAGCCGCTGATCGATACGGCGTGGGAACGGCTGGAGCATGGGGGCACTGCCAAACCCACGCTTTCCATCAAGGTGCGTGACTGA
- a CDS encoding MarR family winged helix-turn-helix transcriptional regulator produces MKTKSALIASINTLVSAVGDKFEPDEDADAERDFMAQRCPRRMERLISTLPTLSLHLLAAVAEGPVSVVGLAGRSGQLKGTVSKHVQRLVDAGWIERAPIPGNRKEIELILTADGRTVVDVHAQLHEEMDRGVHDFLQRYSNADLQVVEKVLQDLLASEKDGVRIVAAAR; encoded by the coding sequence ATGAAAACCAAGTCGGCGCTGATCGCCAGCATCAACACGCTGGTGAGTGCGGTGGGGGACAAGTTCGAACCCGATGAGGATGCCGACGCCGAACGGGATTTCATGGCGCAGCGGTGCCCGCGCCGGATGGAACGGCTCATCAGCACGTTGCCGACACTGTCGCTGCATCTGCTGGCGGCCGTCGCTGAGGGGCCGGTCAGCGTGGTGGGTCTGGCCGGCCGCTCGGGTCAGCTCAAGGGCACGGTGTCCAAGCACGTGCAGCGGCTGGTGGATGCGGGCTGGATTGAGCGCGCGCCGATTCCCGGTAACCGCAAGGAGATTGAGCTGATCCTGACGGCCGACGGACGTACCGTCGTCGACGTGCACGCCCAGCTCCATGAGGAAATGGATCGCGGCGTGCATGACTTCCTGCAGCGCTACAGCAATGCCGATCTGCAGGTTGTCGAGAAAGTCCTACAGGATTTGTTGGCCTCCGAAAAGGATGGCGTGCGTATCGTGGCGGCCGCGCGCTAG
- a CDS encoding cysteine hydrolase family protein, with the protein MTSFVAPEWDSSALVVIDVQAEFVSGAMTVPGTADRIPALTRLVSAFRAAGRPIVHVVRLYVPGGSDTDLPRRAEILAGREVAAPGTDGSQIPAELLPGGEQLDSELLLAGGFQQVGPSEHILFKPRWSAFYRTELERHLRDHDVSTVVVAGCNLPNCPRATLFDASERDYRAVVVEDATSQVTPERLHDLTLIGVNVTDVASVEKELSGESVDLR; encoded by the coding sequence GTGACTAGTTTCGTAGCTCCCGAGTGGGACAGCTCAGCCCTGGTGGTCATCGATGTGCAGGCCGAGTTTGTCTCAGGCGCAATGACAGTGCCGGGGACCGCGGATCGCATTCCGGCCCTCACCCGCCTGGTCTCGGCGTTCCGCGCGGCCGGCCGCCCAATCGTGCATGTGGTGCGGCTGTATGTGCCCGGTGGCAGCGACACCGATCTGCCGCGCCGTGCGGAGATTCTCGCGGGGCGCGAGGTCGCCGCGCCGGGCACCGACGGTTCACAGATCCCCGCCGAACTCTTGCCCGGCGGGGAGCAGCTCGATTCCGAGCTGCTGTTGGCCGGCGGATTCCAGCAAGTCGGACCCAGCGAGCACATTCTGTTCAAGCCGCGCTGGAGTGCCTTCTACCGGACGGAGCTGGAGCGGCATCTGCGTGACCACGATGTGTCCACCGTGGTGGTGGCGGGCTGCAATCTGCCGAACTGCCCGCGCGCCACCCTGTTCGACGCCTCCGAGCGGGACTACCGCGCGGTGGTCGTCGAGGACGCGACCTCGCAGGTGACGCCGGAGCGGCTGCACGATCTGACGCTCATCGGCGTGAACGTCACCGATGTGGCGTCGGTGGAAAAGGAACTCTCAGGAGAATCCGTCGATCTGCGATAG
- a CDS encoding TIGR03086 family metal-binding protein, whose amino-acid sequence MNTQTDLRDVHRIAVLASADIVAAISREDLPRPTPCAGWTLSDLLTHMTVQHHGFAAAARGNGGDPAVWDPANVAAAVTADPAGAYRRAVEDVLAAFAADGVLEATFTLGELGPDAVFPGATAISFHFIDYVVHGWDAARGIGAPFALPDDVIAAAVPIALAVPDGDFRAAEGSVFARALIGTEGQDDLGLILRHLGRSPDWAPNVGE is encoded by the coding sequence ATGAATACGCAAACTGATCTTCGAGACGTGCACAGAATCGCCGTGCTGGCGTCCGCCGATATCGTCGCGGCGATCAGCCGGGAGGACCTGCCGCGCCCGACTCCCTGCGCGGGATGGACGCTGTCCGACCTGCTGACCCATATGACCGTCCAGCACCATGGATTCGCGGCCGCCGCCCGCGGTAACGGCGGCGATCCCGCGGTGTGGGACCCCGCCAACGTCGCCGCCGCGGTGACTGCCGACCCAGCGGGCGCCTACCGGCGGGCGGTTGAGGACGTACTCGCGGCCTTCGCGGCTGACGGAGTGCTGGAGGCGACGTTCACACTCGGCGAGCTTGGTCCTGATGCCGTCTTTCCCGGCGCCACGGCCATCAGCTTTCATTTCATCGACTACGTGGTGCACGGCTGGGATGCGGCGCGCGGCATCGGCGCCCCGTTCGCGCTGCCCGATGACGTGATCGCCGCAGCCGTCCCGATCGCATTGGCGGTGCCCGACGGCGACTTCCGTGCTGCCGAGGGATCGGTATTCGCGCGCGCCCTGATCGGAACCGAGGGCCAGGACGATCTCGGCCTCATCCTGCGCCACCTGGGCCGGTCACCGGATTGGGCACCTAATGTTGGGGAGTGA
- a CDS encoding quinone oxidoreductase family protein: MKAAVVHEWGQQPAYTDFPDPQPTDGAEVATVEASALTNLTRAVISGKHYSSKEITPPAIAGVDGVARLANGKRVYSGSLAPYGMMAERTLVYPAGAVEVPEHVDSVTAAAIPNPGISAWLALSHGAAVRPGQHVLVLGATGVTGSLAVQLAKSVFGAGQVTVAGRNAERLDWLRTVGADDVIALGSDDLAEAITVRHAAHPFDAVLDYLWGSPAEQTLNALADSHPSAHFHATRFVQIGAMTGETISVNASTLRSTGITLSGVGIGSVPPEALLQARTEALPKLFAMVDSGDLQLQTLARPLADIETVWAAKEPSGVRVVVTPQ, encoded by the coding sequence ATGAAGGCAGCGGTCGTTCATGAGTGGGGACAACAGCCCGCCTACACCGACTTCCCCGACCCCCAGCCCACCGACGGCGCCGAGGTCGCCACCGTGGAGGCGTCGGCCCTGACCAACCTCACCCGGGCCGTCATCTCCGGGAAGCATTACAGCAGCAAGGAAATCACTCCTCCGGCCATCGCCGGCGTGGACGGCGTGGCCCGGCTGGCCAACGGCAAGCGCGTGTACTCCGGATCGCTTGCACCGTACGGAATGATGGCTGAGCGCACCCTGGTGTACCCCGCCGGTGCCGTCGAGGTACCCGAGCACGTCGATTCGGTGACCGCCGCCGCGATCCCCAACCCGGGAATATCGGCCTGGTTGGCCCTGTCCCATGGTGCCGCCGTGCGGCCTGGCCAGCATGTGCTGGTGCTCGGGGCCACCGGGGTCACCGGCTCACTGGCCGTCCAGCTCGCCAAATCCGTGTTCGGCGCTGGACAGGTGACCGTCGCGGGACGCAACGCCGAGCGACTGGACTGGCTGCGCACGGTGGGTGCCGACGATGTGATCGCGTTGGGCAGCGATGACCTGGCCGAGGCCATCACCGTGCGGCATGCGGCGCACCCGTTCGACGCGGTGCTGGATTATCTGTGGGGCTCCCCCGCCGAGCAGACCCTGAACGCGCTGGCGGACAGCCACCCCTCGGCGCACTTCCACGCCACCCGGTTCGTACAGATCGGCGCGATGACCGGGGAAACGATCAGCGTGAACGCATCGACTTTGCGCAGCACCGGCATCACGTTGTCCGGTGTCGGCATCGGCAGCGTGCCGCCGGAGGCACTGTTGCAGGCACGTACCGAGGCACTGCCCAAGCTCTTCGCCATGGTCGACAGCGGCGACCTGCAGCTACAGACACTGGCCCGGCCGCTGGCCGATATCGAAACCGTCTGGGCGGCAAAGGAGCCGTCCGGGGTGCGGGTGGTGGTCACTCCCCAGTAA